The Thermodesulfatator atlanticus DSM 21156 genome contains the following window.
AAGTTTCCATTCCTTTTAGTTAGGCTGCAAACCCATCTTTCAAAGATCGCTTTAAAGCTCTTATATCAAGAGATTTCAAGGAAGTCAAATTCCCGGAAAAGGTCTTTTTTGCCGTCGGACCTTCAGTAGTGCAAAAACCCCCAGGGGTCCAACGGCGGTGAAGTATTTCACATAGGTTCAGTAGTTTTTGAGAAAATCCTATTTCTCTCAGGGATACATTGCTATGAAAATTGAAATTGTTCTTAGGGGGACAGGCCTCCTAAGTCTCTTCCCTCGACACAGCTAGCAACGTTCCTATTTTTCGCCACGGAAAATGGAAACGGATCCCCTTACGTTGTATTACCGAGCCCTGCAATTTTGCAAAGGTCTCTTTCATATTTTTCGTTGTGAGCGTTATAACTCGGGTTTGAGTTCATGGATACACGAAAAGGCTGTATCTGTTGATAATAAAGCTTTTGCGGGCATCGCCCAAAATCAGGCGTGAGTACTAGAGCTATACTTCTCGTTTGACCAGCTCTTTGAATTACTTAGATCTCGCGGAAAGTTTAAACTCGTAGGCCTGTGGAAGGTTTATTCCTAACTTCTTGAAAATCCCTTTGACCCGGGGGTTCTATCTCTGTCCACCTGTAGACCTTCTTCTTTTGCTCTTCTCTCCTGTACTCAAGCTCCACTACACCCCGCTTCCTTAAGCTATCTTCTGCCTCCGTCTCAAAATACACACTTGTGGTGTCAAAAAAGATCAAATCCACTATCTCAAAACACCTCTCTTTAAGCTTCTTCTCGAAAAATTCCTTAAGCCCGAAGGAGTTCCAGAGCTTGCGAAGAAAATAAATTCCACCTAAAGACTTAGCCCAATTCAGCTTGAAGGGCACCCCTGAAGCCTCAATCAAGGCCTTTATTTCAGCGGCCTCACTGGCAGGAAGGAGTTTTGAAAGCGCCCGGATCATGTCACGGATACGATCAAGATCCAGGCGGTCTTTGCGGCCGAGGTTGGCAATGACCTTGGGGCGGGAAAATAAACACCCTCCATCCTCTGAAACCCTTGAAAATAAAGGGATGTTCTTTTAGGCAAGGCCTAAATTTGCCTATTAACTGTCAAACTCGGGTAATGATCTCGACAATTTTGCAAAGGTCTTTTTCATATTTTTCATTGTGAGCGTTATAAATCGGCACTCTTATTAGAGAAAAAGAATACCATGCGATGACGTTGTTCGCGTGCTGCCTGTTTTGCGCTCTTGGTGACTATTTGATTAGCCCAGCACCTTCCAAGGTGAGTTCGTCTTGCGTGAGATAAGGCCTTAGGTGGCCATCTTCAAGCCAGTAAATTTCATCCACTATGGCACAGAGAAAATCTAAGTCGTGTGAAACTATTAGCTGGGAAGAGTTAAGCTCCCTCAAGATCCTGATAAGACGTTCAATGTTGCGTGGGTCAAGGTCCCCGGTGGGTTCGTCAAGGAGAAGCACCTCGGGTTCCATGGCAAGCACGGTTCCTAGGGCCACGAGACGTTTTTCACCGCCTGAGAGACGATAAGTAACCCTATCTTCAAAGCCTTCAAGACCAAGAGTTTTCAAAACTTCTGCCACAAGGGCTGGTATCTTTTCACGTGGGACCCCAAGATTTAACGGACCAAAGGCTATGTCTTCTGCAACCGTAGGGCAAAAAAGCTGGTCGTCTGGATCCTGGAAAACTAGCCCCACGTGGCGTCTCAACAGGCGGAAGTCTTTTTCTGTTGCGCAAGGGTGGCCTTTAAAAATTATCTGGCCGCTATCTGGTTTATTTAGGCCAACAATGGTGCGCAAAAGGGTGGTCTTTCCCGCACCGTTTGGCCCCATGATGCCTATCTTGGCCCCTTGGCTAATGCTAAGTGAGAGCCCATCAAAAATAATGCGGTCATTGTATGAGAAGCTTAAGTTTTTTATCTCTAAAATTGGTTGCATGGTTTTAAATCAAAAAAGTTTGGCGGCCAATTTAACCTAAAATAGCCATGAGAGCGAGATAGGTAGCACCTAAAAGCCCCAACATAATGTCCAAGCGCTCTAACTGAAAATGACGGTAAATCGGGAAAGTGCCTTCAAAACCGCGACAGAGCATGGCTTCATAAACACGCTGAGAACGATCATAGCTTCGCACAATAAGACTTCCCACAAGATAAGCAGTGGTGCGATAGGTGAATAGATTGGTGTGCGGATAAAACCCCCTGAGAAGCGCTGCTTCGCGTAAGCGTCGGTATTCTTTTTCAACAACGTTCAGATAGCGAAAAGTGAAAAAAAGAAGCTGAACTAGCTTGGAGGGAAGGTATAAGTGGTGGAGGGCGTGGGCAAGCTCAAACACTGTGGAAGTAGAAAGAAGAGCCATAGTGGTTAAAACGATAAGGTTTGATTTGAGAAAAATCATAAGGGCCAAAAGCGTCCCTTCATGTGAGGCGGAAAAAGGCCCAATC
Protein-coding sequences here:
- a CDS encoding energy-coupling factor ABC transporter ATP-binding protein, yielding MQPILEIKNLSFSYNDRIIFDGLSLSISQGAKIGIMGPNGAGKTTLLRTIVGLNKPDSGQIIFKGHPCATEKDFRLLRRHVGLVFQDPDDQLFCPTVAEDIAFGPLNLGVPREKIPALVAEVLKTLGLEGFEDRVTYRLSGGEKRLVALGTVLAMEPEVLLLDEPTGDLDPRNIERLIRILRELNSSQLIVSHDLDFLCAIVDEIYWLEDGHLRPYLTQDELTLEGAGLIK
- the cbiQ gene encoding cobalt ECF transporter T component CbiQ, whose protein sequence is MKESFLRRRDPRVKLLLALDFAIIVAVSNSFKLLFLAGIFSVICLGLSGFAVGYVLRRLGLVNLFLVLVVLTLPFTTQGELLFKIGPFSASHEGTLLALMIFLKSNLIVLTTMALLSTSTVFELAHALHHLYLPSKLVQLLFFTFRYLNVVEKEYRRLREAALLRGFYPHTNLFTYRTTAYLVGSLIVRSYDRSQRVYEAMLCRGFEGTFPIYRHFQLERLDIMLGLLGATYLALMAILG